The Hyphomicrobium sp. 99 genome contains the following window.
GATGCTCGCGCCGCATCTCTCTGAAACGGAAGTGGCTGCGCATCCGGCCGAGAGCGTCATCAAGCTGACGCTCGATCGCCCTCTACAGCAAAATCTCGAACGGCTTGCGCGAGAGCACGCGCGCACGATCGGCGACAATGTCTCGACGGCCATCATCGTCGCTGACCACCAGACGGGCGAAATCCTCGCGGAAGTGGGCTCCGCCGATTACATGGACGCGGCGCGCCACGGCGCCGTCGATATGGCGACCGCCGTCCGATCTCCCGGCTCGACGTTGAAGCCCTTCATCTACGGCCTCGCATTCGAAGCGGGCCTCGCCCATCCCGCGACGCTCATCGAAGATCGGCCCGTGCGCTTTGGAACCTACGCGCCGAAGAATTTCGACGAGGGCTACCACGGCACCGTCTCGATACGCGAAGCGCTCGAACAATCGCTCAACGTGCCGGCCGTGCGCGTGCTCGCCCGCGTCGGACCAGGAAAACTCGCCGGACGCTTCCGCCGCGCCGGCGTGACGGCCCGCTTCCCCGATAAATCCGAGCCGACGCTCGCGATGGCGCTCGGCGGAACCGGCCTGACGCTCGAAGAGCTGACACAGCTCTACGCAGGCTTGGCGCGCGGCGGCGACGGCATCACGCTGACGCATCGCTATGATCAGCGGGGCAAGATCTGGGGAGCAACGCACGCCAAGCCGCTCGTCAACGCGCACCGCCTGATGTCGCCTCTCGCCGCCTGGTACGTGTCGGACATTCTGAAAGATGCTCCGCCCCCGCTCAACGCCAAGGGCGGCCGCTTCGCTTACAAGACCGGAACGTCCTACGGCTATCGCGACGCCTGGGCCATCGGCTTCGACGGCCGTTATGTCGTCGCCGTGTGGGTTGGACGTCCGGACAACTCATCCATTCCGGGATTGATGGGCCGGAGCGCCGCCGCGCCGATCCTGTTCGACGCATTCGAGCGCCTGCCCGGACCGCGTACGCCGCTTCCCGGCGCACCCGCCAACGTCATCAAGGGAACGAACGCCGACTTGCCCGCGCCGCTCAAGCGCTGGCGCGACCCGAGCGACGATCCGGCCGCCGGTAAATTCCTGGAGCCGCCCGTGTTGATCTCCTTCCCGCCGGATCAATCCGAGATCGCCGAAACCGATCTCGACGGCGAGCCCCTTGTGCTCAAGGCCGACGGCGGCGCCCTGCCACTCACCTGGCTCGTCGACGGCAAGCCCATTCAGTCCGACGCCCACACGCGCGAAGCCACATGGCAGCCCGCGAGCGCGGGCTTCGCCAAACTCACGGTGATCGATGCCAATGGCCGTACCGACCGCGCCTTTATCAGGCTAAGGTAGCCCACGCCGCAGGCGGAGCGACGGCCGTCCCCGCGTTGGCCTTCCTCCGCAGAGACGGTAGCGTTGCCGGGAGCTTGAGATGAAACTCGCCGAGGTGCGTCGCCTCTTCGCGCGCGAGATGCTGGCCATCGCAGGCGTGACCGGTAACGAACGGCTCGAAAACGCCTTCGCCCGCGTGCCGCGCGAAAAATTTCTGGGCCACGGCCGATGGCATATTTTGACGCCGTGGTCGCATCAAAACGTCGACGAGCAAGATCCCGCCGTCGTCTACCAGGACGTCGTCATCGCGCTGGACGAGGAACGCGGCGTCAACAACGGCAGTCCCTCGCTGCACGCACACTGGCTCGACGTGGTCGCTCCGCGCCCTGGAGATCGCGTGGCGCACATCGGCGCGGGAACCGGATATTATTCCGCTATCCTGTCGGAGCTCGTCGGGCCTGATGGGCGCGTGACGGCAGTTGAATACGACTCCGGTTGCGCCGAGAGGGCGCGAGAAAACTTGTCCTCCCGCCGGAACGTCGATGTCGTCCACGCCAACGGCTGCTTCTGGCCCGAAAAAAAATCCGATGTCGTGTACGTGAATTTCGCGATCCCCCGTCCGGCCGACCCTTGGATCGAAAATCTCAAACCCGGCGGCCGGATGATCTTCCCCCTCGGCATCCCGAACTCGACGCGCTCGCACGGCCGCTCGTTGAATGGCGTCGGCATCGCGGCAACGCGTCTCGAAAAGGGTTACGCGGCATCGTCGGCCTGGCCGGTCTCATTCGTTTTCGCGGAAGGACTGACGCCGGAACCCGGAAACGACGAAATCAGGAATTTGTATCGCAGCCTCAGAAACGGCGGATGGGACGATGTAAAAAGTCTCGTTTGGAAGCAGCCGGTTGATAGTGCAAACTGCTGGTACGTTGGGCCCGATTGGTCCCTCTCCTACAGCGCCGTTGCACCTTAAGCATTTTTCTCTCGTCGCATATTTGGAATTCGAGCACCCATGAGACGCCACCGCGCCGCAACTCCAAAATGTGTGCTGATGCTCGTCGTGAGCGTTTCGTCTCTGGCGTCGGGCGGCTGCAACGAAACCGCGCAAAAAGAAGTGGCATCCGTCCGGACACTTCCTGCACTCGGCGCAAAGGTCGATGAAACATCCGTCTCGGGCATTTCATCCGGCGCCTACATGGCCGGACAATTCCAGATGGCGCACGCCAAACGCGTTGCGGGCGCCGGTATCATCGCGGGCGGGCCCTACGGCTGCTCCGAAAGCATCTTCGCCGGAACGCTTCCGGGCACTGGAACGGCGCTCCTGAACCTCAGCAAAGCCGTCAACGGCTGCATGCTCGACCTTCTCGGCGTCTGGGGTGTCTCGGACCCGCAAGAGCTTGCGGCGAAGGCCAAGGAACGCGCAGACAAAGGCGAAATCGATCCGATCGCCGACGTCGTGCGAGACCGCATCTATCTCTTTACCGGAACCTCGGACCACACCGTCGCGCCCTCGATCGTCCAGCACGCGGCAACGTTCTACGAAAAACTCGGCGTCCCCCAATCGAACATCGAACTCGTCTCAAACGTGCCCGCCGGCCACGCCTTCGTGACGGATGGCGAAGGCAGCGCCTGCGGAACCTCAGGCGAGCCCTACGTCGTCAATTGCAATTACGATCAGGCTGGCGCGCTGCTGAAACAGATCTACGGGAACCTCGAGCCGCGCGCAGCGACGCCCGGCGGCGATTTCATCGTTTTCGATCAACGCCCGTTCTTTCCGCGAGACGACAGCGCCGGACTTGCCGAAACCGGCGTCGTCTACGTTCCGAGGTCCTGCAAGGAGCAACCGGGCTGCCGCGTTCATATCGCCTTCCACGGCTGCTCGCAGAATCGCGAGGCCGTCGGCGACACGTTCATCAAGGAATCGGGCTTCGCCCGATGGGCTGATACGAACCGCTTCATCGTGCTTTTTCCACAGACGGCGGGTTCCTCTATAAACCCGCAAGGCTGTTGGGATTGGTGGGGTTACACGGGACCGCAGTACCTCACGCGTGATGCGCCGCAGATTGCCGCAGTGAACCGTATGCTCGATGCCTTGCAAGCGCCCGGAGGAGGCGCATAAACCTCGCCGGTGAGTTCGAAAGCCGCCCGTCAAGCGCGGCCCATGGGGGGAATGTCCAGAATGCTCGCACGCGAACGCCTTGTTGCGCCCCTCATGTCGCTATCGGCAGCGATGCCGTGGCAGCCCTCATCCGGCATAAAGCGCACCCTTGAGATCGCCGCCGCCGTCGCCACTATGGGTTGTCTCGTCATGGCGGCCGCGTTGCCGAACAATTCCCGCAACACCTCGACGGCGGGCTCGCGAGGCGTTCCTCTATCGACGGCCCTCCAACCCGGACGTGAAACGGATTTCGGCGCCTACCTCGGCGCGCCCTATCACTATCCGAGCGACTTCCATCTCGTGAAGAAGGGCGTCACCGATCTCACGATCAAGAACGTCGATTGGTACACGCTGCCCTTCGAGAACCCGCTCTACTACGGCGTCCGCCTCCAACGCTGGTTCACGGGCCGCTTCGGCTCGATGCTCGATTTCACGCATTCGAAGGTCTACGCCCCGCTCGACCAGGAGTTCAATTTCGAAGGCACCGTTGACGGCAAGCCCGTTCCGCCAAAGGCGAAGCCTCGGGATTACTTCAACAAGCTCGAGTGGACGCACGGTCACAACATGCTGACGCTCAACGGACTGATGCGCCTGCCATCGATCGGAATAATCTCACCCTACCTCGGCGCAGGCGCCGGTCTCGCGTTTCCACATTCCGAGATTTATCCGAAGTCCGACCCGTCGCGGACTTATGAATATCAATATACCGGCCCAGTCGGCCAAGCGCTCTTCGGCCTCGAGTTCCGCCTTCCGACAGGCTCTGTCTTCGTCGAATACAAATTCACGACGTCCGATTATTGGGGCCCGCTGACCGGCCGCGACGGCACATGGTATCCGATCGACATGTGGCGACAGTTCTCGCGCTGGTGGAGTGGCGAAGAACCGCCAAACGGCTGGGCAGGTGCAAAGCTGACGAGCCATCAAGTCATCGGCGGCTTCCTCACGCGCTTCGTCCCGAAAACCGCCGCAGCGAACTGAGCAGTAAGCTTGTCCGCGAACGACTGAAGCTCTGAGGCGAGCCACGTTTCGAAAACGGCGGCTGCCTCCGGTACCTTCGCACCGGCGCGGCTAACGAGATAGTAACCCTGCCGCGACACGACGATATCGAACGGACGCACGAGCCGCTTCGCCAGAAGCGCATCTCCCGCCTGAATCTGATCGGCGAGCGCGAAGCCTTGCCCCGCTTCCGCCGCCGCAAGCGCAAGATCGCCATTGAGAGTTGGCCCGGACGGCACCACGCGGCCTGAAATTCCCGCAGCGGCAAGCCACGCGTTCCAGCACTCCTTCGCCGTCTCCTGAATGAGAAGCGCGCCGTCGAGATCGGCAGGCGCCGCCAAAGGACTGTCCGCCAGGAATTTCGGACTTGAGACGAGCATCAGTTTCGCATCGAGGAGCTTCCGTGCATCGACGCCGGTCCATTCGCCACCACCGAAACGGACGCCGAGATCGAAGTCCTCCTTGGCGAAATCGACGAGCCGGTGGCTCGGGTCGAGAACGATATCGATCTCCGGGTGAAGCTCCGTGAATTTTCCGAGCCGGGGCACCAGCCAAAGGGCCGCAAACGAAACATCCGACGTCACGACCAATCGCTTTCGCCGCCGCGATGGACGCGCGAAGCGGCTCGACGCAGCTGCGATCAGATCGAACCCCTTCGTCAATTCCTGCGCCAGTGATTGCCCGGCTTCCGTCAGTGTTACTCCGCGGCCAGTCCGCTCGAACAGCGGCGTTCGGAATTCGGATTCGAGCGTGCGGATATGACGGCTGATCGCGGCGTGCGTGACGTTGAGCTCCGCTGCCGCGCGCGAAAAACTCGATAGCCGCGCGGCGGCTTCGAACGCTTTCAGAGCATTGAGCGGCGGCAATCGGCGAGCCATGCCTGATGTAACAAAACCTTACAGGCCCTGTAAAGCAATGCCGTTTGTCCGGCGCGGCCGCGCGGCGCACCGTTTCGTCAGCGAACGAAGGACATACGGAGACACGCAATGATGCGCGTTATCGAACACCTGATCGAAACGATAGAAGCGCTGCTTTATTCGCATCGTCGCCCTGTGGATTGTAAACGCAGAGACCTACGCCGATCTTGAGGTCGTGATCGATGTGTCTTTTTCTGGTTCTGTCGCGTGCTTAACCGAACCATTCTTATCGTCGGTTTCGTCAGAATAGAGTTTTTGAGTCAAAACCGCGTAGGCGGATTTGGCGTCGGTGGCACCTTGGGCAACCGGCGCCTGACCGTTCATCGTAAGCGTGCTGACGGCCTGCTCCATCGCATCTAATTTCGCGCCGTCCGGATTAGGCTTCGCGGCTTTGGCCGCAACTGCAGCGTCATAATCCGCCTGCTTCTCCGCGACTTGCCCTTTAAAAATTTTAGCGGCCATATCCGAAGCGGACGGGATCTCCTTAGATTTTGTCTCGACGCCATCATAGCCGGTAAAAGTGGTGCTGAACGAAAACGCCTCCGGCGGAAACATTTCACGATGTGCAATGATCACGTCGACCAAAGCGAAGTGACGCGCTTGGTCAGAGACAATCATCTCGTGCGTTTCTTCCCGAGCCTTCCTCATCTCCTCCTTGACCATGTCGCTGAACTCGGCCTGTAGATCGTGGTCCGAGAAAACCTTCCGCAATCCTTCCGCGACATCGTCCGAGCTAGCCTTGAAGCCCGTGAAGGAAAGGAAGGCCAGAACTTCCCGTTGTTCTTTTGTTGGCGGAATGGGGCCCGATGCAGCTTTTCCGGCTCGCGCCGCGACGGACGTCACGAACGTGGAGTCGTCGCTCTTGCCGTCGCTCGCAGGCCCATTGTCGGACTTACCTCTCAGCAGCTGCAACGCCACCACGCGGCTGCTGTAGTTGTGCACGCTGTCGATTGCGGTCACGGCATGCCCTCACCTTCGAATCGAAATGGCATAGGCCATTTGACGTAGGTGGCGTTAACGCCTTCTTAATCACCGTACTGATTTGAGCAGCCGAGAAACTGAGGCGGCCATCCTGTCGGGCGGGGACGGCGCTTTAGAACCGCTTTAAGAGCCGGCGGCTTCGCCGGAACGCTTGCGCAGCTCTTCGAGGATTTCCCGCGCCCGCTGGGCATCGATCGCATCAGGTGCTTTGAAATGCGGGCCCTGCGCGCGCTGCGCTAGGCCCTCGTCTTTGCATTGGTGAGAAGCTAACTGTCCCTTCTATGCTATGGGTCGATCGGCTTTGTAACGGCCAAACGACCGCTGCTCATCCTTCGTAAAGATCACCACATCATAGGGTTCTGGCTCACCACCCATGCCCGGTGAGCCATCGGGCATTCCGGGAACGGCGAGCCCGATGGCCTGGGGCTTCTCGGTCAGCAGCCGTTGGATAGCATGGAACGGCACGTGGCCCTCAATCACATAACCCGAAAGCTCAGCTGTGTGGCAGGACGAGAGCGCGGCCGGCACGCCAAAACGCGCTTTCACGGCCTTCATTTCAGATGTCTCGGTTACGGTCGTCTCAAACCCATGACTGCGCAAATGCTCAACCCAGGCGTTGCAGCATCTGCAGTTGGGGTCTTTGAAGACCTTGAGGGTGGACGCTGACTGAGCCCAGACGCCAGTCGTCAACGACGAAAGCGCCAATGCGAGACCTCCAAGAACAGCGCGTCGATCGTAGTGATTGGCTTGCTGCATTCTAGGTCCCTCCGAAGACTGAGGCTCGCGCGACGCGAGCGGGTGACATGCTATTGCCTGGTCATTAGCAGGTGTTGGAGAGCCTCTCGTCGATTGCTGCTTTAGTGTCTTTCAGACAAGGTGAAAGACACTAGAACCGCTTCAGCAGCCGGTCGATGTATTCGAGTTCGTCTTGCGGCCTGCGGTTCTCGCCCGAACGCTTGCGCAGCTCTTCGAGAATTTCCCGCGCCCGCTGCGCGTCGATCGCGTCGGGCACCTTGACCGACGTGCCGAGATCCGGGCCCTGCGCGCGCTGCGGCCGGCCCATCGGATCGCGGGGAGAATTGCCGCCACGACCGAGACGCTGCTGCGCGTTCTTCTGCATCTGCTCGGCCATCTGCTGAGCGCTCTGACGCATCTGCTCGAGTGCCTGACCCTGCTGATTGGCTGCCTCGTCGAGATCGCCCTGCTTCAAAGCGTCCTCGGCCTTGCCCATGGACTCCTGCGCATTGGCGAGCTTGTCGGGATCGCCCGCACCCATTTGCTCGAGATCCTTTTGCAGCTTGTCGAGTTCGTTGCGAAGCTGCGCCTGGCGATCCTGAAGACTACCCTTGCCGCGCTTCTGCTGTCCGCCTGACTTGCCTTGCGAACCCTGCTGACCTTCGCCCTGCTGTCCGCCGCCTTCCTGGTCGGCCTGCATATCGCCCTGTCCGCCTTGCTGACGGCCCTGGCCATTCTGCTGACCCTGTTTGCCCTTACCGGACTTCGGTGAACCCTGACCGCTTTGATCTTCCTGCGAGCCGCCCTGCCCTTCCTGGCGGCGCTGCTGACCAAACGTATCGTCCATCAGCTGCTGCTGCTTGCCGGTGAGATCGCTCAGCTCGTTGAGCTTCTTCATCATCTCCTGCGCGCGTTTCTGCTGCGCGCGCGCTTCCGGCGAATTGCTCGCCTGCAGGCGATCCATCAATTCGCGCATTTCAGACAGCATTCGCTCGGCTTCATCGCGCGAACCTTCGCGCGCGCTCTTCTCCAGATCCTTCATCATCTGGTCGAGGTCTTGCTGACCGAGCTCGGAATTCTGATCGTCCTGCTGCTGTTGATCGCCAGAGGGATTTTCCTTCTCGGCGTTCTTCTGCATTTCGTTGAGATAGTCGTTGAGCCGCTTCTTCAGCTCCGCCATCGCATCTTGAATTTCTTTGTCGTCGCCCTTCTCGATAGCGTCCGACAGATGATCTTGCGCGTCCTTGAGCGCGCGCTCGGCTTGCGACAGCGCACCATCCTCGATCTTCAGCGCAATCTGCCAAAGCTCATCGATCGACTCATTCAGCGCCGCGCGCGTCTCCTGCCGGTCGAGACGATGATAAATCGCCCTGAGACCGAGATAGACGCCGTCGTCTTTGATGAAGCCCTGCGGCTCCATGGTCAGCGCGTCGAGCGCGCGAACCACCTTCGGCCGGTTGCGCGAATCTTCTGCAAGGTTGCGCCGCTGCTCGATCAAGGCGCGCGCCAGCGGATTTTTGAAGTGCCGCGACGGCAGCACGATTTCAATCGGCTCACTGCGCCCGACCTGACCGCCGACATCCGTCGCTTCGAGCCAGAGCTGAACGCGCTGCCCCGCCCAGGGGTGCTCTCCGATATCGAGGAGCGCCGACGTATCGACCGTTTTCGCGCCCGGACGTGGAATTTTGAGGCCGAGCACCGGCGGACGCTCGAGCGGCAACCGCGGCCCCGTCAGCGGCGGCGGCTGCGCCCACAACTTCACGCTCTCGACAGGCTTCGGCGGCACCTTGCGCACCTTAACTTCCGCACTCTGCAGACCGTAATCGTCCTCTGCCTTGTAGAAGACACGCATCGATCCGCGCGGCGTACCGGTGATGTCCTTCGTCAGCGCGATCTTCGGCACAGCGTCGGGAACGACGTCGAATGTCCAAGCCCCAAGCTCCCGCGTTCCCGAGAGCGCGCGAATGCGGGCCGATTTGCGGATTTCATACCGCGTTTCCGAAATGCTCGATGTTTCACCGTTCTTCGATTTTTCAGGCGGCACGACGACCGGCGCGGTGGCGCCATCGCTCAAGACTTCGAGCGACAGGCCGGTTGAGCCGAAGCCGGTGCCTCTGAGAGTCAGCAGGCTGCGATCCGGAACCTCGAAGAACGTGGTCCGCTCATGTGTCCCGTCGCCGGCCTGCTGCGAGCCGTCGGCGAGTAGCACGGGAGGAAGTGCCGTATAGGGTGGCGGCGTCACCCAGGCATCGACGCGGGCCGGAGGGCCAGCCTCGCCACTGCCGAAACGGAAAGCAGCGGCCAACCGGTCGCCAAGGCTCCCCGTCACCAGCAGAGCAATTGGAATAAAAAGGACGAGCAGAAGCCCACGCAGCGCCCAGGGATCGAAACGATCGGTTCTGGGCGTGGGACGGCCGACCCGAAGACGCGCGATCGCCCGCGCCAGTCGTTCCCGGTGCGCCTGCCAAATCGCGGACGTGGTGGCGTCCGACGCGCCGGACGTGAGCGTATCTTCGTAGGAGGTCGCGGGCCGGTGCGGAATGTTGGAGCGGCGCTCGATCCGCCGGATGGCGTCATCACGCGTCGGCCACGGAATGCGAACCGCGTAAATGCCAGCCGCGATACCGCCCAAGGCGAACGCTGCCAGCACGATCTTATGGATCAGCGGGTCGAGGTAGGCCCAGAAACCGAGAAACGAAAGCATGGCGAAGACCAGCGCCAGGCCAATCACAAGCCACAGCCGCGGCCAAAGCCGCTCGAAAAACAGCGCAAGCGTACTCAGGCGGACTTTGCGCGCAAACGAACGTGAAATCTCGGGACCGAGATCCCTGTTTTGAGGCTCTACCATGCGCGCCTAAGCTATCACGGGGCCCCCGACCCGCACGTTAACAAAATGCAACATGAAGGGGCCGAATGCCCCGCCTATCGGGCTTTTCTACGGCCAAATCTGCGACGGACTGGCCGCTCCGGCCGTGCAATAGCCCCGCCATCCACCACACACACTCCGTCATGCCGGCGGAGGCCGGCACCCAGACAAGCATCAGCAGAACCGATCACAATGTGCCCGCCACCGGTGCAGCCCGCACCCCGGCGCTCACCCAACCTTGCCTGGATCCCGGCCTTCGCCGGGATGACGGGGGTTGGATGTGAGTTCCGCGGAGAGGCGCGAAAACCAATCAGGCCTTCAGCCACGGCGGCAGATGATCGGCACCGATCAAATCGTCGTAGCTCGGCCGCGGCCGCACGACGGCGTAGCGGTCGCCGTCAACGAGCACTTCCGGGATGAGCAAGCGGCTGTTGTAGGTGGATGACATCACCGCGCCATAAGCTCCCGCCGTCATGACGGCCAGGAGATCGCCAGGCTCGACCGGCGATAACGCCCGGTCTTCCGCGAGAAAATCGCCCGTCTCGCAAACCGGACCAACGATATCCTGCTGGATCGGCGGCATGTCCGAGCGCGCTTCGTTGACCGGCCAAACGTCGTGGTGGGCCTCATAAAGCGTCGGGCGGATCAAGTCGTTCATCGCCGCATCGACGATCGTGAACGTCTTGTCGGTGCCTTCCTTCACGTAGATGACCTGGGTGACGAGAACACCCGCGTTGCCGACGATCATGCGCCCAGGCTCGAGAACGAGTTTGAGACCGAGATCGCCGAGCGTCTCCTTGACGACAGCCGCGTATTCATCAGGCGTCGGCGGAATATCGTTCGCGCCCCGGTAAGGAACGCCAAGACCGCCGCCAATATCGAGATGCTCGAGCGCAATACCGTTGGCCTTCAGATCACGCGCAAGATCGGCGAGCAGCCGAAACGCATCGCGAAACGGCGCGAGATCCGTGATCTGGCTGCCGATGTGCATGTGAATGCCGGAAATCTTGATGCCCGGAAGCTTCGCCGCCTCGGCATAGAGGTCGCGCGCATCCTCGTAGGGCACGCCGAACTTGTTCTCGGCCTTGCCTGTCGAGATTTTCGCATGGGTCTTCGCATCGACGTCCGGGTTGACGCGAATGGCGATGGAGGCGGTCTTCCCGAGTACCGTCGCAACCTCGCTCAGCGCCCGAAGCTCGGGCTCGCTCTCCACGTTGAAGCCGTGGATGCCCTCTTCGAGCGCGTAAGCCATTTCGCCCCGCGTCTTGCCGACGCCCGCGAAAATGATCTTCGATGCCGGCACGCCAGCTGCCCGCGCACGGCGAAGTTCGCCTTCGGACACGACATCCATACCCGCGCCGAGCCGCGCCATCGTCGCGAGCACCGCCTGGTTGGAGTTCGCCTTGACGGCAAAGCAGATGAGCGCGTCCTGGCCCCGGAATGCCCGCGCCAGAACCTCGTAATGGCGGACAAGCGTCGCCGTCGAATAGCAATAGAAGGGCGTTCCAACCTCTGCCGCGATGCGTGCGAGGCTCACGTCCTCGGCATGGAGAATGCCGGACCTATACTGAAAGTGATGCATGGGAGCGCTTCTAGCGGATGAGAAAGACCCGCGTCACCGAAAAATGCCTGAAGAGTTCAGAAACTCGCTCAACGTCCCGGTTATCGCAACAGCGGATCGAGGATGAACGATTCGTGCGGTTTCGGCGGAGCATCCGAATTTTCGCCCGCGGCGTGAGCATCGGGCGATTTCGCATCCCCGGCCGCCTTGGCGGCTGGCGGCGGTTCGACCGGCCCTTTCACGCCGCAGCCCGCAAAACCGGCGCAGGCCGCGCCGATAAGCGCCACCGCGATCCAGGATTTCGTGCTGTGCGGGAGCACGGCCATGCCAAAATCACTCCAAAACCATTCGGCCCGCTCGGAAGGCGGGCACTGCAGGGAAGAGTTCTAGACCTTCCCTCGCGCCTTTTCCAACCGCTTGAGCCATTGACGAGCCATTTTGGCGACGTTCTGTGGCGCGGTTCCCCCATAGCTCGTCCGGCTCTTGACCGAATTTTCCACAGACAGCACCGAGAAGACGGCTTTAGTGATGCGCGGCTCGACGGCCTGCATGTCCGTTAGGCTCAATTGATCGAGATCCACGCCTTTGGCTTCGGCCGCCTTCACAATGGCGCCCGTCACGTGGTGAGCGTCGCGGAACGGCATCTTGAGCTCCCGAACGAGCCAGTCCGCGAGATCGGTCGCCGTTGAATAACCGCGCCCAGCCGCCGCGCGCATGGCCTCCGCGTTGGGCTCCAGATCCGCAATCATGCCCGCCATGGCCGCCATAACGAGACGCAGGCTGGACAGGGCGTCGAACGTCGTCTCCTTGTCTTCCTGCATGTCCTTCGAATACGCGAGCGGCAGGCCCTTCATCACGATGACGAGACCCTGGAACGCCGATGCGATACGGCCGACCTTCGCGCGCGCCAGCTCCGCCGCGTCCGGATTGCGCTTCTGCGGCATGATCGATGAGCCGGTCGTGAACCGGTCGGAAAGCTTCACGAACCCGAATTGCGGCGTCATCCAGATGACGATCTCTTCGGCGAGGCGCGAGAAGTGCACGGCCGCGATCGTCGCCGCCGCAAGGGTTTCGAGCGCGAAGTCACGATCCGAGACACCGTCGAGCGAATTCGCCATCGGCCTGTCGAAGCCCAGCGCCTCCGCTGTCATTTCCCGGTTGATCGGAAACGACGTTCCAGCGAGCGCCGCCGAGCCGAGCGGCGATTCATTGAGACGCTTCCGCGCGTCCGCGAACCGACCCCGGTCGCGCGCGATCATTTCGACGTAGGCGAGCAGATGGTGACCGAAGGTCACGGGCTGCGCAGGTTGCAGATGCGTGAAGCCCGGCATGACCGTGGCGGCATGCGCCTCGGCCTTCTCCGCAAGTGCCTGCTGCACGTTCTCGAGAGACGCGTCGATGCCGTCGATGGCATCGCGCACGAAGAGCCGGAAATCCGTCGCGACCTGATCGTTGCGCGAACGCGCCGTATGCAGCCGCCCCGCCGCAGGACCGATCAGCTCTTTCAGGCGATTTTCGACGTTCATGTGAACGTCTTCGAGCGCGCGCGAGAATTCGAACGTGCCCGCGTCTATCTCCGCCTTGATCTTGTCGAGGCCTTTTGCGATCTCGCGAGCATCGGCTTTGGCTATAATGCCCGCGTCCGCGA
Protein-coding sequences here:
- a CDS encoding TIGR02302 family protein, with the protein product MVEPQNRDLGPEISRSFARKVRLSTLALFFERLWPRLWLVIGLALVFAMLSFLGFWAYLDPLIHKIVLAAFALGGIAAGIYAVRIPWPTRDDAIRRIERRSNIPHRPATSYEDTLTSGASDATTSAIWQAHRERLARAIARLRVGRPTPRTDRFDPWALRGLLLVLFIPIALLVTGSLGDRLAAAFRFGSGEAGPPARVDAWVTPPPYTALPPVLLADGSQQAGDGTHERTTFFEVPDRSLLTLRGTGFGSTGLSLEVLSDGATAPVVVPPEKSKNGETSSISETRYEIRKSARIRALSGTRELGAWTFDVVPDAVPKIALTKDITGTPRGSMRVFYKAEDDYGLQSAEVKVRKVPPKPVESVKLWAQPPPLTGPRLPLERPPVLGLKIPRPGAKTVDTSALLDIGEHPWAGQRVQLWLEATDVGGQVGRSEPIEIVLPSRHFKNPLARALIEQRRNLAEDSRNRPKVVRALDALTMEPQGFIKDDGVYLGLRAIYHRLDRQETRAALNESIDELWQIALKIEDGALSQAERALKDAQDHLSDAIEKGDDKEIQDAMAELKKRLNDYLNEMQKNAEKENPSGDQQQQDDQNSELGQQDLDQMMKDLEKSAREGSRDEAERMLSEMRELMDRLQASNSPEARAQQKRAQEMMKKLNELSDLTGKQQQLMDDTFGQQRRQEGQGGSQEDQSGQGSPKSGKGKQGQQNGQGRQQGGQGDMQADQEGGGQQGEGQQGSQGKSGGQQKRGKGSLQDRQAQLRNELDKLQKDLEQMGAGDPDKLANAQESMGKAEDALKQGDLDEAANQQGQALEQMRQSAQQMAEQMQKNAQQRLGRGGNSPRDPMGRPQRAQGPDLGTSVKVPDAIDAQRAREILEELRKRSGENRRPQDELEYIDRLLKRF
- the lysA gene encoding diaminopimelate decarboxylase, with the translated sequence MHHFQYRSGILHAEDVSLARIAAEVGTPFYCYSTATLVRHYEVLARAFRGQDALICFAVKANSNQAVLATMARLGAGMDVVSEGELRRARAAGVPASKIIFAGVGKTRGEMAYALEEGIHGFNVESEPELRALSEVATVLGKTASIAIRVNPDVDAKTHAKISTGKAENKFGVPYEDARDLYAEAAKLPGIKISGIHMHIGSQITDLAPFRDAFRLLADLARDLKANGIALEHLDIGGGLGVPYRGANDIPPTPDEYAAVVKETLGDLGLKLVLEPGRMIVGNAGVLVTQVIYVKEGTDKTFTIVDAAMNDLIRPTLYEAHHDVWPVNEARSDMPPIQQDIVGPVCETGDFLAEDRALSPVEPGDLLAVMTAGAYGAVMSSTYNSRLLIPEVLVDGDRYAVVRPRPSYDDLIGADHLPPWLKA
- a CDS encoding lipoprotein, coding for MAVLPHSTKSWIAVALIGAACAGFAGCGVKGPVEPPPAAKAAGDAKSPDAHAAGENSDAPPKPHESFILDPLLR
- the argH gene encoding argininosuccinate lyase, which produces MTDKPANTMWGGRFAMSPAEIMQEINASIGFDKQLAPQDIRGSKAHAAMLADAGIIAKADAREIAKGLDKIKAEIDAGTFEFSRALEDVHMNVENRLKELIGPAAGRLHTARSRNDQVATDFRLFVRDAIDGIDASLENVQQALAEKAEAHAATVMPGFTHLQPAQPVTFGHHLLAYVEMIARDRGRFADARKRLNESPLGSAALAGTSFPINREMTAEALGFDRPMANSLDGVSDRDFALETLAAATIAAVHFSRLAEEIVIWMTPQFGFVKLSDRFTTGSSIMPQKRNPDAAELARAKVGRIASAFQGLVIVMKGLPLAYSKDMQEDKETTFDALSSLRLVMAAMAGMIADLEPNAEAMRAAAGRGYSTATDLADWLVRELKMPFRDAHHVTGAIVKAAEAKGVDLDQLSLTDMQAVEPRITKAVFSVLSVENSVKSRTSYGGTAPQNVAKMARQWLKRLEKARGKV